Within the Polymorphobacter megasporae genome, the region GCTGGTCCTGGCTGGCACCTTCGATCGCTTGCCCGGCCTTCAGGTGATCCTCGGCCATTGGGGCGAGCTCGTCCTTTTCTACGCCGAGCGTCTTGCGGTGATGGACCGCGTTTCGGGTCTGTCGCACCCGATCGCGCACTACCTGCGCCACAATCTTTACGTGACCGCCAGCGGCATGTTTCTTCCGCACTATCTCAAGCGAGCGGTGGCGATTGTCGGCACGGACCGGCTATTGTTCTCGACCGACTATCCCTACCAGTACCGGCCCGGCGAGGACGCCCGTCGCTTCCTTTCTGAATGTGGACTGGACGATTCCGGCAAGGCCGCGTTCGCTCACGGCAATTGGCTCCGGCTAACGGCTTCGTGCCTTCAGTAGCGATCGATTAGAGGATCAAACCTTTCCATGAGAACGGACGCTTTTTGGTTATCGGGTGCATCGCGACCGAGTTTTTGTCCGCCGCTCGATCACCCCCCTTTCCGGTCGAGCTGGACTTGTCGTAGGTTCCAGCATGGATTTCGTCGGTGTCCTGAGCCTGATCGCCATCGTTTTCTGCAGCGTCGGTAATTCCGGGGCTGCTGCAACCCGCCGCCAAGCTTTACCGGTACTCACAATCTCCCTTGCGTCGCTGGTTGCAGCAGGCCTGTTGGGGCAACTCGTATACCCGACGCTGCTGGCACTTTTCGGCAGGAATGCGGGGGCAATCAGATCGGGCGAATGGTATCGCGTCGTCACATCCCTCTTCGTCCAGGATCATTGGCTGATCGGTGGCTTGTTCAACGTTACGATGATGGTGGTTGTCGGACGGATAGCGGAGAGTAGGTTCGGTCGACTGCACTGGAGCCTCATCTACTTCGGCGGCGGCGTCCTAACCGAGCTGATCGCCCTACGCTGGCAACCCATCGGCGCTGGCAACTCCATTGCTTACATGAGCTTGGCAGGCGCGCTGCTTGTATCAACGCTCAAGGACGCGCGCTCGCTCCGGCCAAGGCTGAGCGGCGTGATTGGCTTGATGATCGCCGTCGCGCTCTGCTGTCGGTACGACATCCATGGGGCCGCAGTCCTGATCGGTGCAGCATATGCGGCGGTCGCTCTCGGCATCCGGCCGACACGCAGCCGAGCCTGATCGCACGTCAGCTATCAGCGCGGGGTCGGTTGTCGCCTGACAGATATCGGGCGACAGTTCGGTCTTGGCTGATGACAGTCCGGCAGGTCTACGTATCGACGCTTCAACCGGATTTGCGCCATAGATCCATACTTGCATGCGCATAATGTGCGGCGCTGGAAGCCCTTGCGGTCTACGCCGCCTAGAACGCCGGGTCTGATCAAGCTGCCCGCCGATCGGTCAAGTGCATCTCCTGCCAGTGTATCACGCTCGGACGTTCGAGCATTCTAACATACCAGGCATGAAGGCTGACCAGCTCGGTCGGGATCTCCAGACCCACGATCTTTGCGAAGACAAATCCCGCGATCACGGTGATGTCCGCCATCGAAAAGGCTTCGCCCGCCACAAACGGCTGGGGTGTAAGGACTCCATCGAAAAAACGCGCGCCGCGCAGCGCCTTGTCCAGGCGCGCGGCTATGGCGGGCTGCATTTCCGCGATCTCGCGGACGACGTCGGGATCAAAGCCGCAAGCATTTAGCATAATTTTCCGAGCAAGGCCGATCTCGGCGCTGCGGTCGCCAGGCGCTATCGCGAGGACAACGCGGCCGCGTTGGAGGCGCTTGCCATCGAGACTAGCGATCCCGCCATCTGCCCAGCAGCGATATGTTGGCGGCTTCGACCCAATGCCGACCGCTCAGGGCAATTATTCGCTCCCAGGCACTGGACGTTGGTTCCGGCGCGACGTTCTCCCTCCATCAACCGCCGTCCGCCGGGACGACCCAATTGCGAACGCTCAACCCGATCATGCCGGTTCCGGTAAACGGGCGCTCGTCGACCGGTGAGCCTCCACACCTGGTCACTTTGCGTTTCGCTGGGCTGCGAGCTCCGCTGCAGCGACGCTCCGCAGCTGAGCCGCCACCTTGGGGTTGAGACCGAGGTCGTCAGCGGCACGCTCTTTTTCAGGCAAGTTGCGCGGATCAAGGCCGGTCACCGTTCCAAAAACGACCAGAGCATCGAGGTAATATCCTTCAGCGCTGGCGTGGTATTGGTCCCAAGTCCACAGGCTTACCTGCCCAAAGGCCAATCCATCATACGGGTCTGAGTCTGCCAGGCCGTCGCGCATTGCACGGTTCCACGCGGTCCCGACCGGCACGACCGCATGCAGCCCCGGGCCAGTCGTCAGCGCCTGACGACTGGCGGCGAGAAGATCGTCTGCCATTCGAGTGATCGGCTGGTGGTACCAATGACCATCCGGCAGATAGGTCTGGTCGGCCCGGGACCAGGTTGCCATCAGATCCACCTGCACCTGCGAATTTCGAGCGTGAAAAAGGGCGGCCAGGGTCAGTGCGGCGGCGATGTGGCGCGTCGGATCGCCCGGCCGCTCCGCGTCCAGCGTACTGTAACCTTGCAAGATCACCACGTCCCAAGGGCGGTCGATCAACCCACGCTTGTTGACCAGGTGCCACGCCAGATCCTTGCCCGGCGACGTCTCCAGGCTCACTGTCCAGTCCAGCCCGGCCTCATCGGCAAACGTCTTGAACAGGGCGGGGACGCCGCCGATCCCTTCGCGGTTAAGATCGGCAACCCGCTCGGGATGATAACGCATGACCGGCGAGTTCGCGCCGAATGTAAAGCTATTCCCGACGAACAGGATCGTACGACCCGGCGCCGGACTGCCGGAAATCATCATGCAGAGCAGCAACATGCCGGCAATTCGGTTGACGCAACGTCGCAGCAAAGAAGGCATGAGGCGTTCCTGAGATAGCTCGATTTGCCACCTAATGCGCGGGTCGCGCTGCCTGCTCAAGGACATGAGCTCGGTGCACTGATAGATAGTGGTCGGCTGATGGACGCAATCTCAACCGTTCCAAGCCGCTAGGCCATTTCCCAAAAGCCGACCTCCCCTTTCGAGCTTGGTGCGAAGTTGTCACACGATCGACGTAGGCAGGCTGCGATTATCGAGTTTCCAGTCAGGTACGCGCTTGGTTCAGCGTCTTCCCCCGTTGCGCGCCATCGAGGCGTTTGTCCTTGTCGCAGAATCGCTCAGTTTCACGAAGGCTGCCGGCGAACTCAACATCACCAAATCGGCAATCAGCCGCCGCATCCAGAGTCTCGAAGAAGACCTGGAGGTGCAGCTCTTCATCCGCGGCAACAAGGCGCTAATGCTGACCCCGGACGGCGAAACCTATTATAAGCTGACCGGTCCCGCCTTCGGTTCGCTGCGCGCCGCGGGGGCGCAATTGAAGCGGACGCGCCAGACCAACACTTTGTGTGTCGCCCTGCCGCAATCGTTCGCGTCCTATTGGCTGCTGCCGCGGGTCTCCTCGTTCTACGAGCAATATCCAAATACGGAGTTGCGGCTCGACAGCCTGGGTTACTTCAACCTGCTCGACAGCGAGGCAATCGACGTCGTCCTGCAGGTCGCCAAGGAACCGCCGCCGGGCTTCCACGCCGAACGGCTGTTGAGCCTGGAGCTTTTTCCGGTGTGCAGTCCGACTTTGCAAGCCGTCATCCGGCGGTGCTCGACGAGATTGCCGACCACCGGCTGCTGCATCTCAATACGATGCCGTCGATCTGGGCGGAATGGCTGCAGCTTGTCGGGCGCCCGGACCTGCTCGAAGGCCGCGGGCACCGCTACGACACGTTCTCGCTGGCACTCGACGCAGCAGTCAACGGACTTGGGCTGACGATCGGCACCGACATCATCTGTCATCGCGACCTGCAGAAGGGCCGCTTGGTCGCGCCGTTTCCGCAGCGCCTGGTGAGTGCGCGATCGATGTATTTCGTCTGCCGCAAACCCGACGTCGACAAACCGATGGTCCGTCGCTTTCGTAGCTGGCTTTTCGCTCAAGCAGAGGTCGTGCTCGCCTCACGTCAGCTAATATCAAATGGCTGATGTTACCGAATTACGTCAATCATAATATTAATTTGCGTCAGAATCACTGTATTTCTGTGTTGCACGTTGCATCCAGCTCAACTCCAGCGCCAGAAATTGCGATTTGCGCCAGCAGCGTTCCTGCCTATTCGCAGCCCAAGATTATCTAATCGCATATTTTGCAATCGCGGGGCTCGCAATGACCATGAAGTCTACATTTCTACAGACGGCAGCCTTGTCGTTCTTCGCGCTGACGGTGCCGCAGGGCGCATTGGCGCAGGATGTCGCGGCGGCGCAGGCCGAGGCAGGCGGCGACGGCGAAATCGTCGTCACCGCGCAGCGTCGATCAGAGCTGATCAACAATGTGCCACTCGCAATCACCGCGCTATCCGGCTCCGACTTGAAGACCCGCCAGGTCAGTGACGGGTCCGATCTGGAACGGGCCGTGCCGAACATGTCGTTCACGCGTGCTGCCTTTGGGTCGACCAACTATTCGATCCGCGGCGTCGGTTATCAGGTCGTTT harbors:
- a CDS encoding glutathione binding-like protein; the protein is MLNACGFDPDVVREIAEMQPAIAARLDKALRGARFFDGVLTPQPFVAGEAFSMADITVIAGFVFAKIVGLEIPTELVSLHAWYVRMLERPSVIHWQEMHLTDRRAA
- a CDS encoding PEP-CTERM sorting domain-containing protein, with product MPSLLRRCVNRIAGMLLLCMMISGSPAPGRTILFVGNSFTFGANSPVMRYHPERVADLNREGIGGVPALFKTFADEAGLDWTVSLETSPGKDLAWHLVNKRGLIDRPWDVVILQGYSTLDAERPGDPTRHIAAALTLAALFHARNSQVQVDLMATWSRADQTYLPDGHWYHQPITRMADDLLAASRQALTTGPGLHAVVPVGTAWNRAMRDGLADSDPYDGLAFGQVSLWTWDQYHASAEGYYLDALVVFGTVTGLDPRNLPEKERAADDLGLNPKVAAQLRSVAAAELAAQRNAK
- a CDS encoding rhomboid family intramembrane serine protease, with translation MDFVGVLSLIAIVFCSVGNSGAAATRRQALPVLTISLASLVAAGLLGQLVYPTLLALFGRNAGAIRSGEWYRVVTSLFVQDHWLIGGLFNVTMMVVVGRIAESRFGRLHWSLIYFGGGVLTELIALRWQPIGAGNSIAYMSLAGALLVSTLKDARSLRPRLSGVIGLMIAVALCCRYDIHGAAVLIGAAYAAVALGIRPTRSRA